Proteins encoded together in one Salvelinus fontinalis isolate EN_2023a chromosome 6, ASM2944872v1, whole genome shotgun sequence window:
- the LOC129858483 gene encoding copper transport protein ATOX1-like has product MTTKHEFFVDMTCEGCSGAVTRVLNKLGGVQFEIDLPNKKVFIESDKDTDVLLETLKKTGKAANYVGPK; this is encoded by the exons atgACGACC AAGCACGAATTCTTTGTGGACATGACATGTGAGGGATGCTCTGGGGCAGTCACCCGAGTCCTCAATAAACTGG GTGGTGTCCAATTTGAGATCGACCTCCCCAACAAGAAGGTGTTCATTGAGTCTGACAAGGACACGGACGTGCTTCTGGAAACACTTAAGAAGACTGGAAAGGCAGCTAACTACGTCGGCCCCAAGTGA